One Candidatus Methanoperedens sp. genomic window, TAGAGTTCATCCAGCTTGATCATGGGGCTTAATAGGTATTTTACTGGATATAAAGGAGATGCTATACTTTTAAGTTCTTTGAGTTTAAATTAAATAGCGGTGTGCTACGAGATTTATGGACACATTGGATGGTTTTGAGGAACTCGCGGTAGATAAAGAGAAAACAGAGATCAGAATACCCGTGATGCATGTGGAGTTAGCCCTTAATGTAAGGTATTTCCTTAATGGAGCGGGTATAGGTTACTGCGGGTTATTGATCAACGGGGTCAATGGGAAAGGTCTGAGGGGATGTGTCGAAGCTGCAGCGGCAAAGTCCTTTGTAGGAAGGACGATATTTGTTTTTCTCTCGGAACTCGAAGGCGGAAAGAAACTCATCACTGTCCCGGCATTATTTGAAAAGGAACCATCCTTTGATGGGAAGGTGGATTTAAGCGATCTTATCATAAAAACCTACTATCACGACGAATTCAAGAAAACGGCTCAGGAAGTCTATAAAGAGCACATGAATGCACTTATGGGCAAAAAGGTATGCAATGACAAGGATTGCCTGTGCAGGAGCATCAGAGATCTTCCGGCGAAGGGTATTGAGATACTGAAATCTTATAGATGATCGCAGATTCAGTATTCCCTTGGTTTCGGGGGGAACATCGTGATATTTACTGGCTGGTAATCAATCCCTGGCCCCTCCGGAGTGAACGTAACGATGGTGTGCTTGAGCCAGTTCGCATCGTCCCTGAGTGGATGATCAAGCCTGTAATGCGATCCCCGGCTTTCTTTTCTGGCCAGCGCTCCGATGCATATCGCTTCCGCAATATCCAGCATGCCCTCAAGCTCGATGACATTTACAAGTTCCTGATTGAAAACCATGCCCCTGTACCTGACATACACATTTCTGTAACGCGATTGAAGTTCTTTGATTTTCAGAAGAGCATATCTCAAATTCTCCTCATCGCGGAATATACCTACTTTTTCATCAAGTACTTTTTTAAGTTCGTCGCGGATAGGGAAGAATGCCTCTCCTTTACTTTTTTTGACCAGTCTTGAAATACGGTCTTTCTCCTCTTCCTTAGCTTTTTCAATAATTTTGAGATCTTCAAAATCTACCTTGTCGGCATACTCCTTTGCAGTTTCTCCAGCGATCTTCCCGAACACGATCGTCTCAAGAAGCGAGTTACCCCCGAGCCTGTTGGCGCCATGGACACTGATACATGAACATTCACCGCACGCGTAGAAGCCCGGGAGAGCGGTCTCACAATTTTTATTTGAGGCTATTCCTCCCATGGAATAATGCTGCCCTGGCTGGATAGGTATCGGCTCTTTGGCCGGGTCGATATTCGCAAAGTCCATCGCTATCTGCCTTATCCCCGGGAGGCGTTCTTTGATATTTCGCTCACCGATATGCATGAGCTCAAGGTTGACATATCCTCCCTCAAATCCCCTGCCCTCGTTTATCTCTGTCTGGATCGCCCGCGCAACAATATCCCTGGGCGCAAGATCTAGCAAGTGAGGGGAATAACGCTTCATGAACCTCTCTCCATTTTTGTTCACCAGGAATCCGCCTTCGCCCCGCGCGCCTTCAGTGATCAGGATGTTGGTACCATAAAGTGTTGTGGGATGGAACTGGACGAATTCCATATCCGAAAGTGCAGCGCCGCCATGGTATGCTACAGCACACCCATATCCGGTATTAATTATTGAGTTCGTTGAACGCTCGTATATCCTTCCATATCCTCCGGCAGCGAAGATCACCGATTTTGCCAGAAATCCTTCCATCTCCCCGTTGGCGATATTGTATCCCACGACCCCGCAACACCTCCCATCGATGACAACCAGACGAATGACCAGCCATTCTTCATAGAACCTGATCCCATTCTTCAGCGCCTGCTCATACAGCGTGTGCAGCAATGCATGACCTGTCCTGTCTTCAACGTATGCCGTGCGGGGATATCCGGCGCCCCCGAACGGCCGCTGGGCGATCCTTCCATCCACTCTGGAAAAAATAGTGCCCCAATGCTCCATTTCCATGACGCGCTGCGGTGCATCCCTGCACAGAACTTCGACGGCATCCTGGTCCGCAAGATAATCGCTGCCTTTTACAGTATCAAAAGCATGATCTTCCCACCTGTCAGTGCTTCCAAGAGCCACGTTTATGCCTCCCTGAGCCGCCACCGAGTGGGAGCGCAATGGATGAACTCTTGATATTACCGCTACATCCCCGGCAGCAGCTAAAGCGGCACGCAGACCCGCAAGACCTCCTCCAACTACTATAATATCGTGCTTGAACATATCCTGGAATTAGCTGGTATGATTAAATATTTATCAGTCATTGCCAATGCATTAAATATAAACCCAATGCTTGCCTAAAAAAGGGGCATGAAGTACATCATAGTCACCGGTGGTGTGATGAGCGGTCTTGGGAAAGGGATAACAGCCGCTTCTATCGGACGAATCCTGAAGAACAAGGGTTTCAATGTGACCGCTATAAAGATAGACCCATACATCAACATAGATGCAGGGACTATGAGTCCGTACCAGCACGGTGAGGTTTTTGTGCTTAAAGACGGGGGCGAAGTGGATCTTGACCTGGGTAACTATGAACGTTTTCTGGATATTGAGCTGACAAGGGAGCATAATATCACAACTGGCCAGGTCTACCAGACCGTCATACAGAAAGAGCGGCGTGGGGACTATCTGGGCAAAACTGTTCAGATCATCCCGCACATAACTAACGAGATAAAGGAACGCATCAGGAAAGTTGCCAAGAAAAGCGGCGCTGATATATGTATCATAGAAGTCGGTGGCACAGTTGGCGACATAGAGAGCATGCCTTTCCTTGAATCCATGCGGCAATTGCACAGCGAAGAAAAAGAAGAGGATATTTTATTCGTGCATGTAACCCTGGTACCTCTGGACACGCAGGGGGAACAGAAGACAAAGCCCACTCAGCATTCGGTGAAAGAACTCAGGAGCCTGGGTCTTCAACCCGATGCGATAGTGGCGCGATGTAAAGAACCCATTCATTCCGACACCAAAGCCAAGATCGCTCTTTTCTGCGATGTGCCGGTGGACGCGGTCATAAGCGCACATGACGCCCGTGATATCTATTACGTTCCATCCCTGATGGAACAGGAGGGACTCTCCGATTATCTCATGATCAAGCTCAAACTCTCTCCAAAGGAAGCCTCCCACGAATGGGACATATTAATGAAAAAGATGGCATCGATAGATAAAGAGATTCGCGTGGGGGTTGTCGGAAAATACGCACATCTGGGTGATTCTTATATAAGCATAAATGAAGCCCTCAAGCATGCCGGCATAGAATGCGGCTGCAGGGTCAGGATAGATTGGGTGGACGCCGAGGAATTTGAGAAAGAACCGGACAGGATCGATGGTCTCCAGAAATACAACGGTATCCTGGTCCCTGGCGGTTTTGGGGTGAGGGGAACCGAAGGTAAAATACTTGCGATAAAATATGCCAGGGAACATAATATTCCTTACCTTGGATTGTGTCTTGGAATGCAGCTTGCAGTTATAGAGTTTGCAAGGAATGTCGTGGGTCTGAAGGATGCGAACAGCTCGGAATTGGCAACTACTGAGTACCCAGTGATCGACCTTCTGCCCGAACAGGAAAATATCAAGAATATGGGCGGAACCATGAGGCTTGGAAATTGTGAAGCGATTCTTACAGAGGGTTCTTTGGCGCATAAATTATATGGCAGCGCTACTCTCATCGAACGCCACAGGCACAGGTATGAAGTGAATCCCAAATATATCAAGCAGATCGAGGCAAAGGGCATGAAATTTACAGGCAGGAACGATCACAGGATGGAGATAGCTGAACTGCCAGGGCATAAGTTCTTCTTTAGCTCGCAGTTCCATCCGGAGTTCAGATCAAGACCCGGAAAGCCTTCGCCTCCATTCCTGGCGTTCGTGAAGGCCGCACTTCAGTAAGTACACTTTCTTTTTTATTCTCGGGCATCCAAATCACAAATTATATTACTTAATCCCCTAATTTCAGTAACCCATGAACACAGAGAAATCAAAAAAGTTATTCGAGGAGGCAAAGAAGATCCTGCCGGGAGGCGTAAGCAGCCCGGTCAGGGCAATAAAACCCTATCCCTTTTATGCGAAGCGGGCTTCCGGCTCAAAGATAACCGACATTGATGGCAACGAATACATTGATTATGTCATGGGTTACGGGCCTCTGCTTCTTGGCCATAACCATCCTGCTGTGAGGGAAGCCGTGGTCAAACAGCTTTCAGACGGCTGGCTGTATGGAACACCCACGGAACTTGAGGTGAGCCTTGCCCGTGAAATAATAAAACTATACCCAAGCATCGAAATGGTTAGGTTCGTTTCCACGGGCACCGAGGCCACGATGGGAGCGCTTCGAGCTGCAAGGGGTTTCACCGGGAAAAATAAGTTCATCAAGATAGAAGGAGGATTTCACGGTGCCCACGAGGCCGTGCTTGTGAAAGCAGGCTCTGGAGCAACCACGCTTGGAACACCAAATTCTGCAGGAGTACCTTCGGATTTTACCAAGAATACTCTTCAGGTGCCTTACAACGATATTGAGGCAATGACAGAAGCGATCGAAGCTTACAGGGAAGATGTGGCAGCAGTTATTATAGAACCTGTGCTCGGCAATATAGGCCCGATCCTCCCAAGAGCCGGATATCTCAAGGAGGTTCGCAGAGTGACAGAGGAAAATGACGTGGTTCTAATATTCGACGAAGTTATTACGGGCTTTCGCCTTGCCATGGGCGGGGCGCAGGAGTATTACGGAGTTACCCCGGACATGACCACGCTTGGAAAAATCCTGGGAGGTGGTTTTCATATGGGCGTCATAGGAGGGAAGCGCGAGATCATGGAGAATATCTCACCGGCTGGCGCTGTTTATCAGGCAGGTACTTTCAACGGCAGCCCGGTTTCGATGGCTGCAGGTCTTGCAGTCATCAATACGCTGAAGAAAGAAAAAGTCCATATGAAAGTGAACAGTGCCGGTGATTCGCTACGCAAAGCACTTGAAGATGCAGTTTCCGATCTCGGCCTTGATTACAGCGTGAGCGGTGTGGGGAGCATGTTCAAGGTCTTCTTCGGAGATATGCCGTACAACTATCAGGATGCCCTGAAATGTGATACAGGTAAATTCAATGTATTCTTTAAGAAAATGCTCTCAGACGGCATCTTTCTTCCCCCCTCGCAGTTTGAAACCAACTTCCTGTCACTTGCCCATTCGCAGGGCGATATGGATAGGACAATCGAAGCTTATAAAAGGAATTTGAAATGAAAAATACGGAGCTGCTGCGTATAGGAACAAGAGGAAGCAAACTTGCGCTTGCGCAGGCAAACCATGTCTCAGAGCTGCTTGCAAAAAATGGTGTGAAAACAGAGATCAAGATCATCAAGACCTGCGGTGATACGTTCACGGACAGGCCGCTTCATGAAGTGCAGGGCTTCGGGGTTTTTGTGCGCGAGATCGATGATGCGATGCTTGAAGGCAGGATAGACATAGCTGTCCACAGCATGAAGGATGTTCCTACAGAAAGGCCCTCCGAACTTACAATAGCAGCCGTACAGAAACGCGATTCTCCTTATGATTTCCTGCTCACACGAGACAGGAAAAATCTGAAAGACCTGCCTGAAGGTGCGGTTATCGGGACTACCAGCCTCCGAAGACGGGCGCAGCTATTGAGATTCAGGGAAGACTTTACCATCAAGGACCTGCGGGGAAACATAGACACGCGTCTTCGAAAACTCAAAGAGGGACAGTACGATGCCATACTCATGGCAGAGGCGGGACTTGAAAGGATGAAATGGGAGATTCCCGGAGAACGCCTGAACCCGGATGATTTCGTTCCCTCAGCAAACCAGGGCACAGTGGTCATAGTAACAAAAAAAGGTTCAGAAGCTGAGACTGCGTCAAGAGTACTTGATGATGAAAAAACACGGCTTGAGACCAGTATCGAACGCATTATTATCGGGATACTTGGAGGCGGCTGCCTCGTACCCATCGGTGCATTTGCGAGAACGGAAGGCGATGAGATTCACGTGCGCGGCGAAGTACTTTCCGTGGATGGCAAACGCTGCGTGAAAATAGATGAATTTATAAACCCTGCCGAATATCAGCATGAAGCAGAGCGCCTCGGGAATGAGCTTAAAAATAAAGGCGGAGGCGGGCTTGTTGATGAGGCAGTGAAGATGTTTGCGGCAAAAAGAGGAAATTATGACAGGAAAAGTTTATCTTGTGGGCTCAGGTCCTGGTGACCCCGAGCTCCTGACAATAAAAGCAAAACGTCTCATCGAGAGCGCCCAGGTCATTCTGTATGACCAGCTTCCCGGGAAGGCGATCCTCAGTATGCTGCCGGAATCAGCAGAACGAATAGACGTGGGGAAATATGCGGGAGATCATAAACTTTCCCAGTGGCAGATAAATGAATTGCTTGTGAACAGGGCAAAAGAGGGCAAGATAGTGGTGCGGCTTAAAGGCGGAGACCCGTATCTTTTTGGGCGTGGCGGCGAGGAAGCCCAGGCGCTTGCAAGAGAGGGTATCAAGGTTGAGGTCGTACCTGGCATCACGTCAGCTATCGCTGTCCCGGCTTATGCGGGAATCCCAGTCACTCATCGGGATTATGCTTCAATGGTGACTTTTATCACAGGGCATGAGGATCCCACCAAGGAAGACAGTGCTCTTGACTGGGATCTTCTTGCAAGGTTTGAAGGTACGATCGTTATCCTGATGGGCGTCAGCATGCTCGATCGGAATGTGAAGGAACTGATAAAACATGGCAAATCCATCGATACACCCGTGGCTGTGATCGAGAGAGGCACGCGTCCTGACCAGAGGGTCACTATCGGTACCCTTGCGGATATTGTGGGGCTCTGCAAACAGCGGAAGGTGGGAGCGCCCGCAATCACGGTCATAGGCGATGTGGTAAAGCTTCACAGGGAACTGGTAAAAACTTGAATAATGTAAACGAAAGGAATATGCAGATCAATACGATTTATGCGTTTTTTTGCATTCATCACGGGCAAAAAGGAAGATGACTAAAGTAATTGCCATAATGAGGCCTGCTGCCTATCTCGCAGAATCGGTTAAACTTGCGAACTCCATGGGATTCGAAACCATTACAGCACCCATGATCGATGTCGTGGATAAGACCGATGCTAATTTTAAGGGATTTGTGGAACGCATTATGAAAGGGGAAGTCGATTATGTGATATTCACGAGCGCGAATGGTGTTGAGTTCACCCTTCTAAAACTGAATTCCTATGATGAGTTTATTGAGCAGCTCAATAAGACCAGGGTTGTCGCGATAGGCCCGAAGACGGAAGAAGCCCTTGCCAAATATGGGATAGAGGTCAGCACTGTGCCGGGCTCGTACAGTTCTGTTGGTCTGGTGGAACATCTTTCGGATATTGAAGGGGCGGTTATCGAGGTCTCCCGGAGCAGCCATGGAGCGCCCGAATTAATCAGTGGACTTGTTGCTAAAGGGGCAGTTGTACATGAGACGCAGGTGTACCAGCTGATAAGCCCGAAAGATGAACGGCATGAAAAGCTGATAAAGCGGGCGGTTTCGGGGGGGATCGATATATTTGCCTTCACAAGCTCGATGATGGTCAGGAATCTCATGGCACTTGCGGAGGAGATGGGAGTTAAGGATGAACTCATCAGGATGATGAATGAAAAGACTGTTGCTGCTATTGGTAAACCGACGGCTGATACTCTTTCAGGGTTCGGTGTAAGGGTTAAGATAACGCCGGAGAATTATACTTTTGAGGAACTGCTTCTGGAATGCAAAAGACAGGATTGTTAGATAGGAAAAAACCCTTGAAAATTAAAGACCTAAAAGTATAAGTAAAGGACGACTTTAATGTGACAGCGATGATATGCAAAGGATAATTAAAGCTGAAATTTATTTCGATGGCGAATACTACTGTGCCAGAACACTGGATATTGATGTATTTACTCAAGGGAAAACTATTGATGAAGCTATAAGCAATCTGAGAGAAGCTGTAGCTTTGCATCTGGAAGATGAGGTTGGTTATGATTTAAAGTGTCCCTCATCAATTC contains:
- the hemC gene encoding hydroxymethylbilane synthase, whose protein sequence is MRIGTRGSKLALAQANHVSELLAKNGVKTEIKIIKTCGDTFTDRPLHEVQGFGVFVREIDDAMLEGRIDIAVHSMKDVPTERPSELTIAAVQKRDSPYDFLLTRDRKNLKDLPEGAVIGTTSLRRRAQLLRFREDFTIKDLRGNIDTRLRKLKEGQYDAILMAEAGLERMKWEIPGERLNPDDFVPSANQGTVVIVTKKGSEAETASRVLDDEKTRLETSIERIIIGILGGGCLVPIGAFARTEGDEIHVRGEVLSVDGKRCVKIDEFINPAEYQHEAERLGNELKNKGGGGLVDEAVKMFAAKRGNYDRKSLSCGLRSW
- the cobA gene encoding uroporphyrinogen-III C-methyltransferase, coding for MTGKVYLVGSGPGDPELLTIKAKRLIESAQVILYDQLPGKAILSMLPESAERIDVGKYAGDHKLSQWQINELLVNRAKEGKIVVRLKGGDPYLFGRGGEEAQALAREGIKVEVVPGITSAIAVPAYAGIPVTHRDYASMVTFITGHEDPTKEDSALDWDLLARFEGTIVILMGVSMLDRNVKELIKHGKSIDTPVAVIERGTRPDQRVTIGTLADIVGLCKQRKVGAPAITVIGDVVKLHRELVKT
- the pyrG gene encoding CTP synthase (glutamine hydrolyzing), which codes for MKYIIVTGGVMSGLGKGITAASIGRILKNKGFNVTAIKIDPYINIDAGTMSPYQHGEVFVLKDGGEVDLDLGNYERFLDIELTREHNITTGQVYQTVIQKERRGDYLGKTVQIIPHITNEIKERIRKVAKKSGADICIIEVGGTVGDIESMPFLESMRQLHSEEKEEDILFVHVTLVPLDTQGEQKTKPTQHSVKELRSLGLQPDAIVARCKEPIHSDTKAKIALFCDVPVDAVISAHDARDIYYVPSLMEQEGLSDYLMIKLKLSPKEASHEWDILMKKMASIDKEIRVGVVGKYAHLGDSYISINEALKHAGIECGCRVRIDWVDAEEFEKEPDRIDGLQKYNGILVPGGFGVRGTEGKILAIKYAREHNIPYLGLCLGMQLAVIEFARNVVGLKDANSSELATTEYPVIDLLPEQENIKNMGGTMRLGNCEAILTEGSLAHKLYGSATLIERHRHRYEVNPKYIKQIEAKGMKFTGRNDHRMEIAELPGHKFFFSSQFHPEFRSRPGKPSPPFLAFVKAALQ
- the hemL gene encoding glutamate-1-semialdehyde 2,1-aminomutase, producing MNTEKSKKLFEEAKKILPGGVSSPVRAIKPYPFYAKRASGSKITDIDGNEYIDYVMGYGPLLLGHNHPAVREAVVKQLSDGWLYGTPTELEVSLAREIIKLYPSIEMVRFVSTGTEATMGALRAARGFTGKNKFIKIEGGFHGAHEAVLVKAGSGATTLGTPNSAGVPSDFTKNTLQVPYNDIEAMTEAIEAYREDVAAVIIEPVLGNIGPILPRAGYLKEVRRVTEENDVVLIFDEVITGFRLAMGGAQEYYGVTPDMTTLGKILGGGFHMGVIGGKREIMENISPAGAVYQAGTFNGSPVSMAAGLAVINTLKKEKVHMKVNSAGDSLRKALEDAVSDLGLDYSVSGVGSMFKVFFGDMPYNYQDALKCDTGKFNVFFKKMLSDGIFLPPSQFETNFLSLAHSQGDMDRTIEAYKRNLK
- a CDS encoding FAD-binding protein, with the translated sequence MFKHDIIVVGGGLAGLRAALAAAGDVAVISRVHPLRSHSVAAQGGINVALGSTDRWEDHAFDTVKGSDYLADQDAVEVLCRDAPQRVMEMEHWGTIFSRVDGRIAQRPFGGAGYPRTAYVEDRTGHALLHTLYEQALKNGIRFYEEWLVIRLVVIDGRCCGVVGYNIANGEMEGFLAKSVIFAAGGYGRIYERSTNSIINTGYGCAVAYHGGAALSDMEFVQFHPTTLYGTNILITEGARGEGGFLVNKNGERFMKRYSPHLLDLAPRDIVARAIQTEINEGRGFEGGYVNLELMHIGERNIKERLPGIRQIAMDFANIDPAKEPIPIQPGQHYSMGGIASNKNCETALPGFYACGECSCISVHGANRLGGNSLLETIVFGKIAGETAKEYADKVDFEDLKIIEKAKEEEKDRISRLVKKSKGEAFFPIRDELKKVLDEKVGIFRDEENLRYALLKIKELQSRYRNVYVRYRGMVFNQELVNVIELEGMLDIAEAICIGALARKESRGSHYRLDHPLRDDANWLKHTIVTFTPEGPGIDYQPVNITMFPPKPREY
- a CDS encoding type II toxin-antitoxin system HicB family antitoxin, which translates into the protein MQRIIKAEIYFDGEYYCARTLDIDVFTQGKTIDEAISNLREAVALHLEDEVGYDLKCPSSILAMMEVAV
- a CDS encoding uroporphyrinogen-III synthase → MHSSRAKRKMTKVIAIMRPAAYLAESVKLANSMGFETITAPMIDVVDKTDANFKGFVERIMKGEVDYVIFTSANGVEFTLLKLNSYDEFIEQLNKTRVVAIGPKTEEALAKYGIEVSTVPGSYSSVGLVEHLSDIEGAVIEVSRSSHGAPELISGLVAKGAVVHETQVYQLISPKDERHEKLIKRAVSGGIDIFAFTSSMMVRNLMALAEEMGVKDELIRMMNEKTVAAIGKPTADTLSGFGVRVKITPENYTFEELLLECKRQDC